In Archocentrus centrarchus isolate MPI-CPG fArcCen1 chromosome 22, fArcCen1, whole genome shotgun sequence, one DNA window encodes the following:
- the fosl2 gene encoding fos-related antigen 2, whose product MYQDYSGNYDTSSRGSSTSPAQPESFTSGSSTIGSPISTSSYQKYRVDMPGSNSAFIPTINAITTSQDLQWMVQPTVITSMSNPYSRSHPYGHHLTNGPSLLAHNTLARPGVIRSIGDTRRGRKRDEQLTPEEEEKRRVRRERNKLAAAKCRNRRRELTEMLQGETEKLEEEKADLQKEIETLQKEKDKLEFMLVAHNPVCKLPIEERHQPSGQQQQQCTPLPLTMRTNMGTRAQMNQVVVKQEPEDRDENVRKLQCSIIKPICLGGSSISGGMYSPDGDSLNTPVVAASTPAATPNAPSLIFTYPNMVEPESPSPSSESCSKAHRRSSSSGDQSSDSLNSPTLLAL is encoded by the exons ATGTACCAGGACTACTCCGGGAACTACGACACTTCGTCCCGCGGCAGCAGCACCTCTCCGGCCCAGCCAGAGTCCTTCACAAGCGGCAGCAGCACGATCGGAAGTCCGATCTCTACCTCAAGCTACCAG AAGTACAGGGTTGACATGCCCGGCTCCAACAGTGCCTTTATTCCCACAATCAATGCAATCACGACGAGCCAAGACCTGCAGTGGATGGTACAGCCCACTGTCATCACCTCTATGTCCAACCCTTACTCCCGCTCCCACCCCTATGGCCATCACCTGACCAACGGTCCCAGCCTGCTTGCACACAACACACTGGCTCGGCCCGGGGTCATCCGCTCCATTGGTGACACCAGGAGAGGACGCAAGAGGGATGAACAG CTGAccccagaggaagaggagaagaggagggtGAGGCGTGAGAGGAATAAGTTAGCCGCGGCAAAGTGCCGCAACCGCCGACGGGAGCTTACTGAAATGCTGCAAGGG GAGACAgagaagctggaggaggagaaggcagACCTGCAGAAAGAGATCGAGACCCTGCAGAAGGAGAAAGACAAGCTGGAATTCATGCTGGTTGCCCACAATCCCGTGTGCAAGCTACCCATCGAGGAGCGCCACCAGCCATccgggcagcagcagcagcagtgtacCCCGCTCCCACTCACCATGCGCACCAACATGGGCACACGGGCTCAGATGAACCAAGTGGTGGTGAAGCAGGAGCCGGAGGATAGGGACGAGAATGTGCGCAAGCTTCAGTGCTCAATCATAAAGCCCATTTGTCTGGGGGGCAGCAGCATCAGTGGCGGGATGTACAGCCCAGATGGAGACAGCCTGAACACGCCAGTGGTGGCAGCGTCCACTCCGGCTGCCACACCAAATGCTCCAAGCCTCATATTCACCTACCCCAACATGGTGGAGCCCGAAAGCCCCTCGCCCTCCTCTGAGTCCTGCTCCAAGGCCCACcggcgcagcagcagcagtggcgaCCAGTCCTCAGACTCCCTCAACTCACCAACCCTCCTGGCCCTCTGA